From the Pseudomonadota bacterium genome, one window contains:
- a CDS encoding UbiD family decarboxylase, which translates to MPHTSLRDFMDRLEKADRLVRVREPVSTHLEMTEIHTRLLAEKGPAVLFENVIRADGTKSDIPVLVNLFGTVERVAWGMDREPHQLREVGETLAFLKQPEPPGGWREALGLLPLARTVMAMQPKTVSSAPCQEIVLTGDDIDLNKLPIQGCWPGEPAPLITWPLVVTKGPTDKREDNFNLGIYRMQVLGKNKTIMRWLKYRGGAQHHQRWKQAGKREPLPVAAVIGADPGTILAAVTPVPDTLSEYQFAGLLRGKKVELVDCKTVPLKVPAQAEIVLEGHVSLDDYADEGPYGDHTGYYNSVEKFPVFTITAITMRRDPIYLSTFTSRPPDEPSILGEALNEVFIPLLAQQFPEIVDFWLPPEGCSYRIAVVSMKKAYPGHAKRVMMGAWSFLRQFMYTKWVIVVDDDINVRDWKDVMWAISTRMDPARDITIIENTPIDYLDFASPESGLGSKIGLDATSKWHPETKREWGHKMRMDQGVIDEVTRKWASYGLPGSGKEIW; encoded by the coding sequence ATGCCTCACACCAGCCTTCGCGATTTCATGGACCGTCTGGAAAAGGCGGACCGTCTGGTCCGGGTGAGGGAACCCGTCTCAACCCATCTGGAAATGACCGAGATTCACACACGTCTGCTGGCTGAAAAAGGCCCGGCGGTGCTGTTTGAAAATGTGATCAGGGCAGACGGGACGAAATCGGATATACCCGTGCTGGTCAACCTGTTCGGCACGGTGGAGCGCGTGGCCTGGGGCATGGACCGGGAGCCGCACCAGCTGCGCGAAGTGGGGGAGACTCTCGCCTTTCTGAAACAGCCCGAGCCGCCTGGCGGCTGGCGCGAGGCGCTCGGCCTGCTTCCGTTGGCCCGCACCGTCATGGCCATGCAGCCCAAAACCGTGAGTTCTGCCCCGTGCCAGGAAATTGTCCTGACCGGCGATGACATTGATCTGAACAAACTGCCCATCCAGGGCTGCTGGCCCGGCGAGCCCGCGCCGCTGATCACCTGGCCCCTCGTCGTGACCAAAGGCCCCACGGACAAGCGCGAGGACAACTTTAACCTCGGCATCTATCGCATGCAGGTGCTGGGCAAAAACAAGACCATCATGCGCTGGCTGAAATACCGTGGCGGGGCCCAGCATCACCAGCGCTGGAAACAGGCGGGCAAGCGCGAGCCTCTGCCCGTGGCGGCGGTGATCGGCGCTGATCCGGGCACGATTCTGGCCGCGGTGACTCCTGTGCCGGATACGCTGTCGGAATACCAGTTTGCCGGCCTGTTGCGCGGGAAAAAGGTGGAGCTGGTGGACTGCAAGACCGTACCGCTGAAAGTGCCGGCGCAGGCGGAAATCGTGCTGGAAGGCCATGTGAGCCTGGACGATTATGCTGACGAAGGACCCTATGGCGACCACACGGGCTATTATAATTCCGTCGAGAAATTTCCCGTGTTTACCATCACAGCCATCACCATGCGTCGTGATCCGATCTATCTGTCCACTTTCACCAGCCGCCCGCCGGACGAGCCCAGCATTCTGGGCGAGGCGCTGAATGAGGTGTTCATCCCGCTGCTGGCCCAGCAGTTCCCCGAGATTGTGGATTTCTGGCTCCCGCCCGAGGGATGCAGTTATCGCATCGCGGTGGTGAGCATGAAAAAGGCTTACCCGGGCCACGCCAAGCGCGTGATGATGGGCGCGTGGTCGTTCCTGCGCCAGTTCATGTACACCAAGTGGGTCATCGTAGTGGACGACGATATCAACGTGCGCGACTGGAAAGACGTCATGTGGGCCATCAGCACGCGCATGGACCCGGCGCGGGACATCACGATCATCGAGAACACGCCCATCGACTATCTGGACTTCGCCAGCCCCGAGAGTGGTCTGGGCAGCAAGATCGGCCTGGACGCCACCAGCAAATGGCACCCCGAGACCAAACGCGAATGGGGTCACAAAATGCGCATGGACCAGGGCGT
- a CDS encoding UbiD family decarboxylase, whose product MPRNSLRDFIERLEKAGRLFRVRESVPTHLEMTEIHTRLLAEKGPASMCKM is encoded by the coding sequence ATGCCCCGCAACAGTCTCCGTGATTTTATCGAGCGTCTGGAAAAAGCCGGACGGTTATTCCGGGTGAGGGAGTCTGTCCCGACCCATCTGGAGATGACGGAGATCCACACCCGTCTTCTGGCCGAAAAAGGGCCTGCATCGATGTGCAAAATGTGA